The Thermosipho japonicus region AATTAAATGATGAGTTTTTAGAAATAAAATCTTATGTTGCAGATACATTTTCTGGTATCCAAGAAATTAAATTATTTAATGCTCAAAAGGCAGAATTTGAAAATTATAAAAAAAGGACAAATTATTATTGGAAAAAAACTAAATCAGTTTATATTATTGACCAAATATTGTCTAATTTCTCAAGAAACTTGTTTTCCATGATATTTTATTTTTTAGTAATTAAGCAAGGAATGACTTTAAAAGATCCTGGAAGTTTTTTTGCGTTGACAAACCTGTTTCTTCTACTCAGGCATCAATTATTTACTTCACTCGGTGTTTGGGATAATATTAGAACTGCTGTTATTTCTGCAAAACAATTAGAAGAAAATGTTGGCTAAAAAATCTCTGCCCTTTAAGGGCAGAGATTTCATTTTAATATTTCAAAAATTAAAAAGACTAGAAAAACAATTAGAATTGAGTATTCAAAAATATCATCTTTTAATCTCTTACTTTTAAAAAAGTTATCATTCATTTTTTCCAACTTTAAATTTAGCTGTTTTATCTGATTTTCTAAATCGTTGTTTATTTTAATGTATTCATCTAATTTGGCAAGCGTTCTTTTGTAACTATTTAGTATTTCACTAAGACTTTTTTCAATTACTTCAATTGAATCATTGTATGATTTTAATTTTTTTACTTCAGAGTTGATCTTTTTAATCGTTTCTTCAACTTCAAACATTTCTTCCAAAATTATCCCTCCAATTCTAAAGTTAATTTTTTGAGCTCTTTGTACAAAGTATTTAAAATAATTTTAGTTGATAATGATTTGTCTATGAAATAATATTTTTTGACTATACTCTTGTCATAATTATACTTTAGAAAAACTCTATAAAATTCCTCAAAATGATCAAATTGTTCTAAAAATGTAAAGATTTTTTCAATGAAATTACTAGAAAAGCAATTAGAATTTTTGCAAAAAAATTCCCATTCTGGAATAATTTTTTTGATATTTTGATTTAAAATTAATTTAAAAAAAACACTAATAAGGTTCATAGAAATATTTTTATTGCTGTATTTACCAAGACTTTTATAAATAATTTTGATCTCATAATCTTCAAGCTGATATAATATATCTAAAAACTTTAAAATTTTGTCCTCTTTAATTTCTTTGTTTAATTCATCTAACATATCGCTATATGAATGTTTTGAAAAGTAGTTATTTATAAAATTTTTTATATCATTGTTACTTGAATAATTTCTCGACATTTTAACTAAATAATACAAAGATTTTCTTTTTCTTTTCTCGATCTCATCATATATAAAATTAATTAGAAACACTATATAATCCTCAATTTCTTTATCTTTTAATAATTTATAAGCTTCTTCTACATAATTTTTAAATTTATATCGAGAAATAAATTTTAATAAGCTCAACAACACTATCTCTTTGGAAAATTTCTTTAATACTATCTCGTAGATTATATTTTTATTATTATACCGAATTGTATAGTCATCTATAATTCCTAAAATTGATAACCTATAGAGAATCTTTTCAACATACTTATCATTTGTTTGAAGCTTTACAATATTTTTTTGAAAATTATTTGAATTTTTCCTTAACTTATTAAAAAAACGAATAATTTCACTTATTTCATATTTTTTACCTGGAAATGATTTCAAATGAAAATACAACTGAATTGATACATCGTCTTTTATTTGTAAAGTTTCAAAAATTTCTTTAATAACCGAAACATCATTATCTGTATTTAAGAGATAATCAGTTAATGTGCGAGAATGCTCTGTAAATATTAAATAACATATAGCTTTATTTTTGTCTCTTCCGGCCCTCCCAGCCTCTTGGTAAAATGATTCTATCGATGAAGGTAAATTATAATGTATTGTATATCTTATATTATCTTTATCAATTCCCATTCCAAAGGCTTTGGTTGCAACTAGAATTGGAAATTTGTTTTCTTTAAATTGCTTTTGTATAATTTTCTTTTGCATTTCGTAGTTTGAAATTTTTATTTTTTTAGGAACTTTTCCAGAATAAAATTTTGAATTTATACCAATTTCATTCAAATATTTATTTATGTATATAATACCGTCTTTACCATTTATTTTACTTGAAAATATTATTCCCGAAAGTTTTTCTAGGCTAACTTTAAATCTGCTTGGTAAATCATATTCTAATATCCACTTTAAAACTTTTCTTTTATCTTTCCCTCTAAAAATATTAAACTCAAGTTCATTTCTTTCATAAGATTTAGGAAAAATTACAGATTCAAATGAAAGAATATTAAGCTCTTTTTGTATATCTATTAAAACAATATTTGAGGCGGTCCCTGTTAAAGCTAGAATTATAGGTTCACTTTCTATTGTCTTTCTTATATTATCGTAAAGTTTTAGATAAGAAGTTCTAAAATCATGCCCCCATTCAGAAATACAATGGGCTTCATCTATTACAAAAAAAGGAATAGAGTATTTTTCTAAAAACTGCCTTAAAATTTTTCTAAAACTTTTCATCTGTAATCTCTCTGGAGAAATAAATAAGTATTTTATTTCACAATCTAATATCTTTTTATACAACTCAGTTTTTTCAATACCATCTATATTACTGTTTATATACGCATTAGATTTAATTCCCAAATTCTTAAGATTATTACATTGGTCGATCATAAGAGAATTTAATGGGTCAATAATAACAACCATTCCTGGTTGAAATAAAGCACTAAATTGATAACATAGAGATTTCCCAGAACCTGTTGGAAGTAAACCAATAGTTGATTTTAACGAAAGAATATTTTTTATTATTTCAATTTGACCTTCTCTAAATTCTTCTTTTCTAAAAATATTCTTCAAAAAATATTTTAAAATTTCTTCTTTCCCTTCTAAGTTGTACTTGATAGGTAGAAATCTATGAAAATCATATTTTACTTTTGATTCTAAAGTATTTTGGTATATACACATATAATTATTAGAAGTAATTTCTGACTTTTCAGCATTTGTATAACCTATATTAATCACCAAATCATATGAATGATATTCAACTTTACAATTTAACATACTTTGATTTTTTACATCAAATGTAATGTTCGGCAAATTTAAATCATTTAACTGGGCTATTTTTCGAATATTGTTTATAAAATCAATCATTGCGATTTTTGCAAACTCAAAATCTCGTTCAATAATTAAAATTTTCCATTCTTCTTTGTTAAAAAATAGCCCATCAACAATAGCTTCAATCAACGCTTTATGAAGCCATGCAGATAATATTCCTATTTCCTTTCTTCCCAAAGAAAGAATTTCTCTTTCTAAATAAATGGAAGGCAATGTAGGAATTCCTCTAAGAATAATATTGTTATATATCTTTGCAATAATCGATAACTTTGAATCATCCTTATGTTTTTTGTAATAATGTTTTTCAATGTTAAATGCTAGTTCATTATTTTTTATATTATTTAGTAACTTTTTTGGGATGAACCCCGCAAAAAATACATTACTATCATTACTTTTATTTGAAACAGTTTTTGCTAAAAAAATTCCTATTATTTTTTTAGCTTTTAATTGTTTTAGGCGATTCGCAATTTCTAAGAATGTTTTTCCAGAAGATATAATATCATCAAAAAGAATAACATTTTTGTTCTTAATTCTTTCTTCATCAATTTCAATGTAATTTAAAAAATTTACTTTTCTTCCTGAAAGATGTTTTTCTTCTTTTTCAATTTTGTTTGATATTATTCCATATCCATCTTCCATGTTCAGTAATTTAGAAAATTTCTTAGAAAAATATTTATATCTTTTTTCTGTTTCTGCTTTCTTAGATGCTGGTATTGTTAAAAATATAAAATCTTCACTTATAATATTCAATTTTTTAATAGAGGGTACCAATTTTTTTATAATCTTTTTTTGTACTTGTTTGTTTCCATTTTTAAATTTAAAAACTAAATTTCTAAAATCTAATTCTTTCTCATCCAAAACAAAGTCTGAAAAAGATTTTTTTGGATAATAATGCTCCAAACAATAAATTTGATAGTTTTCTATTTGTTCTATTATTTTAAATTTATCCTTTCGATTATCAGATTTTTCTAATTCATTTATAAATTCATACATCTTAATCTTCAACTAATGTAATTTTTAAAATTACTGGGTTATGATCTGTAAATTCAAAATTCAAGTCAATATTTTTAACATAGTCTATTTCAATATTTGGTGAAACATAAAAACCATCAATTACAGTAACAAAACTTTGCCCAGGAATATATTTTGTTTTAAGAGATCTATTTGTTGGAACAGTATTATCAATAGCCCATTTCCACCCTTCAAGTTTGAAAAAATCCGGAAGTTTAATATAAGATTCAGGTTTTTCTTCTGTATATTTAAAGTCTAAATTATCAAAAAATTCACTATTCCAATCTCCACCTATAATTACATAATTCCCAAGTTCGTATTCTTTTTTTGCTGTTTCCATTATAAATTTTAGTTGTTGTTCTCTAAGCTTT contains the following coding sequences:
- a CDS encoding RecQ family ATP-dependent DNA helicase, encoding MYEFINELEKSDNRKDKFKIIEQIENYQIYCLEHYYPKKSFSDFVLDEKELDFRNLVFKFKNGNKQVQKKIIKKLVPSIKKLNIISEDFIFLTIPASKKAETEKRYKYFSKKFSKLLNMEDGYGIISNKIEKEEKHLSGRKVNFLNYIEIDEERIKNKNVILFDDIISSGKTFLEIANRLKQLKAKKIIGIFLAKTVSNKSNDSNVFFAGFIPKKLLNNIKNNELAFNIEKHYYKKHKDDSKLSIIAKIYNNIILRGIPTLPSIYLEREILSLGRKEIGILSAWLHKALIEAIVDGLFFNKEEWKILIIERDFEFAKIAMIDFINNIRKIAQLNDLNLPNITFDVKNQSMLNCKVEYHSYDLVINIGYTNAEKSEITSNNYMCIYQNTLESKVKYDFHRFLPIKYNLEGKEEILKYFLKNIFRKEEFREGQIEIIKNILSLKSTIGLLPTGSGKSLCYQFSALFQPGMVVIIDPLNSLMIDQCNNLKNLGIKSNAYINSNIDGIEKTELYKKILDCEIKYLFISPERLQMKSFRKILRQFLEKYSIPFFVIDEAHCISEWGHDFRTSYLKLYDNIRKTIESEPIILALTGTASNIVLIDIQKELNILSFESVIFPKSYERNELEFNIFRGKDKRKVLKWILEYDLPSRFKVSLEKLSGIIFSSKINGKDGIIYINKYLNEIGINSKFYSGKVPKKIKISNYEMQKKIIQKQFKENKFPILVATKAFGMGIDKDNIRYTIHYNLPSSIESFYQEAGRAGRDKNKAICYLIFTEHSRTLTDYLLNTDNDVSVIKEIFETLQIKDDVSIQLYFHLKSFPGKKYEISEIIRFFNKLRKNSNNFQKNIVKLQTNDKYVEKILYRLSILGIIDDYTIRYNNKNIIYEIVLKKFSKEIVLLSLLKFISRYKFKNYVEEAYKLLKDKEIEDYIVFLINFIYDEIEKRKRKSLYYLVKMSRNYSSNNDIKNFINNYFSKHSYSDMLDELNKEIKEDKILKFLDILYQLEDYEIKIIYKSLGKYSNKNISMNLISVFFKLILNQNIKKIIPEWEFFCKNSNCFSSNFIEKIFTFLEQFDHFEEFYRVFLKYNYDKSIVKKYYFIDKSLSTKIILNTLYKELKKLTLELEG